The Nasonia vitripennis strain AsymCx chromosome 1 unlocalized genomic scaffold, Nvit_psr_1.1 chr1_random0002, whole genome shotgun sequence genome has a window encoding:
- the LOC107980542 gene encoding uncharacterized protein LOC107980542 yields MKASERWWCAAQIHLRRLLTRARRPRRVCAARVRRNRRHPTSVVTYRLTWSASRLARRQGRSLREKRQPQRRGTSKYRYTNPCLSCSLSPFFFACNGPYFYTDLGYLDQRKTSNISDKKQNLLQNAAHKRSRRVLEEFLDQDNFLSDDSNAPVSDMPKDTGQLFDDMDETSSDNLTDFYRQLHNNEEEPSAREQEQFDRGIFEPRILFNKIRANNQEAHNDYVLIGNNVNDVQLRENNDNDVHLGENNDDDVQLEENNDNDVQLGENNDNDVQLGENNVNDVQLGEHENLQNVRREEMPRLVVKKGFLKPLISASINYYRLQNTAGYEERQRRFRTLENGRIYSGEGISTAYANYQLLLTGNLSTVARDLAIMIGSPNLLAIRNLTDFELPLIKLYISIYHDLIERRKNILIEEGAKYLMQVMNCLGYKVKDLKTIQKRA; encoded by the exons ATGAAGGCGAGTGAGCGTTGGTGGTGCGCCGCCCAGATTCACCTGCGCCGGTTGCTGACGAGGGCGAGAAGACCGCGACGGGTCTGCGCCGCCCGCGTGCGCCGCAACCGGCGCCACCCAACGTCGGTCGTCACATATCGACTCACTTGGAGCGCGAGCCGGCTGGCTCGAAGGCAAGGGAGGAGCCTTCGAGAGAAGAGGCAGCCGCAGCGGCGTGGGACCAGcaaatatagatatacaaaCCCATGTTTAAGCTGTTCCTTATCCCCCTTCTTTTTTGCGTGTAACGGGCCGTACTTCTACACTGATTTAGGTTATTTAGATCAGCGTAAGACTTCCAATATAAGT gataaaaaacaaaatctatTGCAAAATGCTGCTCATAAACGATCAAGAAGAGTTTTAGAAGAATTTTTAGATCAAGACAACTTTCTTTCTGATGATTCCAATGCACCAGTATCAGATATGCCAAAG gATACAGGTCAGCtctttgatgacatggatgAAACTTCTTCTGATAACTTGACG gATTTCTATCGACAACTGCACAATAATGAAGAAGAACCATCAGCTAGAGAACAAGAACAATTTGACAGAGGAATCTTCGAACCTAGAATACTATTCAACAAAATAAGAGCTAATAACCAGGAAGCACATAATGATTACGTGCTAATAGGAAACAACGTTAATGATGTGCAGCTTAGAGAAAACAATGATAATGATGTGCATCTTGGAGAAAACAACGATGATGATGTGCAGCTTGAAGAAAACAATGATAATGATGTGCAGCTTGGAGAAAACAACGATAATGATGTGCAGCTTGGAGAAAACAACGTTAATGATGTGCAGCTCGGGGAACACGAAAATCTTCAAAATGTTAGAAGAGAAGAGATGCCAA GATTAGTAGTCAAAAAGGGTTTTTTAAAGCCCTTAATTTCTGcatcgataaattattatagatTACAAAATACTGCAGGATACGAAGAAAGGCAAAGAAGATTTAGGACGTTAGAAAATGGG CGCATCTATTCAGGAGAAGGTATCTCAACTGCTTATGCTAATTATCAGCTGCTTTTAACAGGCAATCTCTCAACGGTTGCTAGAGACTTAGCTATTATGATAGGGTCACCAAATTTACTAGCTATAAGAAATCTTACTGACTTTGAATTGCCCTTAATAAAACTTTATATAA gcATTTATCATGATTTAattgagagaagaaaaaatatattaatagaAGAAGGGGCTAAATATCTAATGCAAGTTATGAACTGTCTTGGATATAAAGTAAAAGACCTCAAAACTATCCAAAAAAGGGCCTGA
- the LOC103315452 gene encoding histone-lysine N-methyltransferase, H3 lysine-79 specific-like, which produces MRRERKTTGKALLRRESKKGDKKKRGELTLTEKRKKRKGSTPEEEKKEKREKTEVISEKSPFERSNKTARTPTKAEKKAVEKGGEKMDSLQKSLDEILKKMDEVKEERRREREKWEKRWKEAEEKMNEKVEEVRRLMEEEKRERMELEEIVKRDAEKERRKREELERKMEERVKVLEEKVEGEKTDKAETGSKGKEEKEKEKIMEAKNKLKGTDVFIDHDTTWIERRNREKLNGLAKEWRSEGKQVKVERNKLTVVDEEFIWDERKDQLFRKRGRRQE; this is translated from the coding sequence ATGAGAAGAGAGCGGAAAACCACTGGGAAAGCACTCCTTAGGAGGGAAAGTAAAAAGGGCGACAAGAAGAAGAGGGGGGAGTTAACCCTcacagaaaaaagaaagaaaagaaagggAAGCACAccggaggaagaaaaaaaggagaaaagagagaagacaGAAGTGATAAGCGAGAAAAGCCCGTTCGAGAGGAGTAATAAAACTGCGAGGACTCCAACAAAAGCAGAGAAGAAAGCAGTAGAAAAGGGAGGAGAGAAGATGGATAGCCTGCAAAAGTCACTGGATGAGATTTTAAAGAAGATGGACGAAGTgaaggaagagagaaggagggaaagagaaaagtGGGAAAAGAGGTGGAAGGAGGCAGAGGAGAAGATGAATGAAAAGGTGGAAGAGGTAAGGCGGCTAATGGAAGAAGAGAAAAGGGAAAGAATGGAACTGGAGGAAATAGTGAAGAGGGATgcggagaaggagagaagaaaaagggaAGAACTGGAAAGAAAAATGGAAGAAAGGGTAAAAGTGTTGGAGGAGAAGGTAGAAGGAGAGAAGACAGATAAGGCGGAAACAGGAAGTAAAGGGAAAGAGGAGAAGGAAAAGGAAAAGATAATGGAGGCTAAGAATAAACTAAAGGGCACGGACGTCTTCATAGATCACGACACAACTTGGATAGAGAGGAGAAATAGAGAGAAGCTGAACGGGCTGGCGAAAGAGTGGAGAAGCGAAGGGAAACAAGTTAAAGTAGAAAGAAACAAACTGACGGTGGTAGACGAGGAGTTTATATGGGATGAGAGAAAGGATCAGCTTTTTCGGAAAAGAGGAAGAAGGCAAGAATAA